From the genome of Terriglobales bacterium:
GGCCTACTTCAACGATTCGCAGCGCCAGGCCACCAAGGACGCGGGCAAGATTGCCGGCCTCGACGTGAAGCGCATCGTCAACGAGCCCACGGCGGCTGCGCTCGCCTACGGCTTGGACAAGAAGAAGGACGAGACCATCGCCGTCTACGACTTCGGCGGTGGCACCTTCGACGTCTCCATCCTGGAGGTCGGCGAAGGCGTGGTCGAGGTGAAGTCCACCAACGGCGACACCCACCTGGGCGGCGACAACATCGACCAGCGGATCGTGGTCTGGCTCGCCGAAGAGTTCAAGAAGGATGAAGGCCTCGACCTGCGCTCCAAGGGCAATGAGATGGCCATGCAGCGCCTGCGCGACGCCGCGGAAAAGGCAAAGATCGAGCTCTCCACCACCATGGAGACCGAGATCAACCTGCCCTTCATCACCGCCGATGCCGCCGGGCCCAAGCATTTGGTAAAGAAGCTCTCGCGCTCCAAACTCGAGCAGCTGGTGGAGGACATCATCCAGCGCTCCGTCGGCCCCTGCAAGCAAGCGATGAAGGACGCCGGCATCGACACCAAGAAGATCGACGAAGTGGTGCTCGTGGGCGGCCAGACCCGCATGCCCCGCATTCAAGCGCTGGTGAAGGAGCTCTTCGGCAAGGAGCCGCACAAGGGTGTGAACCCCGACGAAGTGGTCGCGATCGGCGCGGCGGTACAGGCCGGCGTGCTGGGCGGCGAGGTCAAGGACCTGCTGCTGCTCGACGTCACCCCGCTCACCCTTTCCATCGAGACCCTGGGCGGCGTGGCCACGGGAATGATCCCGCGCAACACCACCATCCCCACCAAGAAGACGGAGACCTTCTCTACCGCGGCCGACAGCCAGACCTCGGTCGAGGTACATGTGCTGCAAGGGGAGCGTCCCATGGCGCGCGACAACCGCACCCTGGGCAAGTTCCACCTGACGGGCCTCCCGCCCGCTCCGCGCGGCGTGCCGCAGATCGAGGTCACCTTCGACATCGACGCCAACGGCATCTTGAACGTCAACGCCAAGGACGTGGCTACGGGCAAGGACCAGAAGATCACCATCACCTCGTCTTCCGGCCTCTCCAAGGAAGAGGTGGAGCGCATGGCCAAGGATGCCGACGCCCACTCCGAGGAGGACAAGAAGCGGCGCGAGGAGATCGAGGCCCGCAACCACCTCGATTCGCTCGTCTACAACGTCGAGAAGATGCTGAAGGAGCAGGGTGACAAGATCTCCGGCTCGGAGAAATCGGAGGTCGAGTCAGCTCTGGCCGAGGCCAAGAAGGCGCTCGAGGGCACGGACACGGCGGCCATGAACTCCGCCCGCGACAGCCTGACCGCTGCCT
Proteins encoded in this window:
- the dnaK gene encoding molecular chaperone DnaK — translated: AYFNDSQRQATKDAGKIAGLDVKRIVNEPTAAALAYGLDKKKDETIAVYDFGGGTFDVSILEVGEGVVEVKSTNGDTHLGGDNIDQRIVVWLAEEFKKDEGLDLRSKGNEMAMQRLRDAAEKAKIELSTTMETEINLPFITADAAGPKHLVKKLSRSKLEQLVEDIIQRSVGPCKQAMKDAGIDTKKIDEVVLVGGQTRMPRIQALVKELFGKEPHKGVNPDEVVAIGAAVQAGVLGGEVKDLLLLDVTPLTLSIETLGGVATGMIPRNTTIPTKKTETFSTAADSQTSVEVHVLQGERPMARDNRTLGKFHLTGLPPAPRGVPQIEVTFDIDANGILNVNAKDVATGKDQKITITSSSGLSKEEVERMAKDADAHSEEDKKRREEIEARNHLDSLVYNVEKMLKEQGDKISGSEKSEVESALAEAKKALEGTDTAAMNSARDSLTAASHKLAEQMYKAAKPQGGAGAPGGEQPGEAASDKKKDEGVIDAEYVDVEEKK